Genomic segment of Williamwhitmania sp.:
TATAACGGCAAAAGAAATATTTAGGCTTCATCCAGAAGTAAAAAAGCAGCTTTGGGGTGGTGAGTTTTGGACTAAAGGATTTTATGTAAATACAGTAGGT
This window contains:
- a CDS encoding transposase — protein: ITAKEIFRLHPEVKKQLWGGEFWTKGFYVNTVGKHGDESTIQAYVKGQGREKEYIKIHSQQLSLF